In Chloroflexota bacterium, one DNA window encodes the following:
- a CDS encoding ABC transporter ATP-binding protein yields the protein MAFIELHNLTKQFGPTTVVSPLNLVVERGEFLSVLGPSGCGKTTTLRMIAGFEAPSGGSIKIDGNDITQTPPSKRNIGIVFQSYALFPNMSVAQNIGYGLRIAKLSKQAIEQRVNEMLAIIHMQEFVNRYPHQLSGGQQQRVALARALAIRPQVLLLDEPLSALDAKIRVSLRQDIRAIQRELGITAIYVTHDQEEALSLSDRVLIMQKGEVEQLGTPAEIYNNPKTSFVAHFVGTLNTLEASLHDPKQGILHFGKQQFSVSDSFDPSLQGSKVRVALRPERLSLDGAAAQNQLHGVVKEQMLLGPIVRFHVEIEQQLLFVDVFNDNHVSNLPNRGEAVVVNFAPHDCLVLES from the coding sequence ATGGCTTTTATCGAATTACACAATTTAACCAAGCAATTTGGCCCAACGACGGTGGTTTCGCCGCTCAATTTGGTGGTCGAGCGTGGCGAATTTTTGTCGGTGCTCGGTCCCAGCGGTTGTGGCAAAACCACAACGTTACGCATGATCGCAGGCTTCGAGGCTCCCAGCGGTGGTTCAATCAAAATCGACGGCAACGATATTACCCAAACGCCGCCTAGCAAACGCAATATTGGGATTGTGTTTCAATCGTATGCGTTGTTTCCGAATATGAGCGTAGCCCAGAATATCGGCTATGGTTTGCGTATCGCCAAACTCAGCAAGCAAGCGATTGAGCAGCGGGTCAACGAGATGCTGGCGATTATCCATATGCAAGAATTTGTCAATCGCTATCCGCATCAGCTTTCTGGTGGCCAACAACAGCGGGTTGCGCTGGCACGGGCCTTGGCAATTCGCCCACAAGTGCTGCTGCTCGATGAGCCACTTTCAGCGCTTGATGCCAAGATTCGGGTTTCGTTGCGCCAAGATATTCGGGCCATTCAGCGCGAATTAGGCATTACAGCGATTTACGTTACCCACGATCAAGAAGAGGCACTTTCGCTTTCGGATCGGGTGCTGATTATGCAAAAGGGCGAAGTTGAGCAACTTGGCACGCCTGCCGAAATTTACAACAACCCCAAAACCAGCTTTGTGGCCCATTTTGTCGGCACACTCAACACGCTAGAAGCCTCGCTCCACGACCCCAAGCAAGGCATTTTACATTTTGGCAAACAACAATTTAGCGTCAGCGATAGCTTTGATCCATCGCTACAAGGCAGTAAAGTGCGGGTTGCCTTGCGGCCTGAACGCTTGAGCCTCGACGGCGCTGCCGCCCAAAATCAACTACACGGTGTGGTCAAAGAGCAAATGCTATTGGGGCCAATTGTGCGTTTTCACGTTGAAATCGAGCAACAATTGCTGTTTGTCGATGTCTTCAACGATAATCACGTCAGCAACTTGCCCAATCGCGGCGAGGCGGTGGTGGTCAATTTTGCGCCCCACGATTGTTTGGTACTTGAAAGCTAA